The genome window AACAAAACACGACGGAAAGAAGATTGACCTAGCTTAGCCATAGGAAGTCTTTAACCTAAGGTGCAAGACCCAGCGATGAAGGTGCTTTGCAGGATAGACGCAGATGGAAGTTGACGCTTGCGCTACAAAATGAATTGTGCCGTCAAGACTGACTGAGCAGAAATGACACAATCTAGCCTGGATAAGTACGTACCTAGTATAATCACCCATTCTAAATGAACTCCATTTAAGCTGGGTCTACTGTGTGAGCTATTCTTGGCTTAAACTCAGGCACTTGAGCGTTTTAGAACTCTACCCTGTCTTAAGAAGCCGTCATTGAGCGTTTGATGGACCTAGTTTATCGGTTTAATTGATTAAGTTACAGGCGTAGCGAAGCGAGCTGGCGAGAGTTGCGTCAAAATTGAGTCTGTTTGGCCTGAGGCAGCTTCAGCAAACCGTTCTGCTAAAGGAGGCACGATCGCGAAGGGGTTGCTAAAGCCAGAGAAAACGTATAACCCAGTGGTTTCGGGAACCGCCCCAATTAAGGGGAGGCGATCGCGGCTAAAGGCAACCAAGCATTGCTGCCATTGACCAGGGAGATTTTGCAAACTTGGTAACACCTGGCCAACTGCTGTCCGGATGGCGGCTTCGCTGGCCACAGCATCCACTTGAGCTTGTGGATTACTAAGGACCCGGCTAATTTGCCCCAAGCGGAGACTGCCATTTGCCAGTTGCACGGCACCTGCATCCAGAACGAAAGGCGATAACTCTGTATCCGGTTGCTGCCACTGCTGCTCTTTATCAGTTGTGCTGGCTTGCGCCTCTAACTGAAAACGCTGCATCTCTGCTGTCATTACTAGCGTTCGTAGCTGGACATCAACTGGGGGTGTCTCGATTAGTTCAGCATGGGTAAAGTAGAGGGGCACTGTCAATCCTGCTTCGGCCAACAAAGCTCGGCTCCAGCCACCCGCACAAATCACGACATTGGCGGCTGTATAAATCTGCTGTGTCGCGATCGCCCCGGTAATGCGCTGGTTTTGTCGCTGCAATCCCATCACTGAGTCGATGACAATTTTGCCGCCCGATCGCACAAAGGCTTGCTGATAGGCTTGGGTCATGGCTTCTGGGTCAACCTGACCGTGGCGCACCGTAAAGGCTCCGGCGATCGCCTCAGGATTTAACAAGGGCTCTAACTCGCAGGCTTCAGCCACGCTGAGCAAACGCGGGGGAATCGCATAATCAGTGTAACTAGAAGCGATAGCAGTGGGGTCACGATCGGCAGCCACTGTGAGCAACAAATCTAATTCCCGAAAGTGAATTTCTGCTCCTAGCTCCGCTGCTAAGTTGGGATAGCGCTGCCAACCTGCTTGGCAAAGTTGTCGGGTTAAATCGGTTGTGCCAGACCAATAGGCAATGCCGCCATAGCTTAACCGAGTTGCCCCTTGTAAGGTGGCATGTTGCTCGATGAGGAGCACAGAAAACTGTTTCTGAGCGAGTTCATAACTCAGGGCTGCTCCTGTGACTCCACCTCCGAGCACAATCCAGTCGTATGTACTCATACCTCGATTCGCGGTTGAACAATAGGCGCAGATACGATGCCAGCCGTTTCTAGGAATGCGGCTACACGAAGAATCAAGGCTTCATTATAAGGTGCGGCTATGAGTTGTACGCCTAGAGGCAACTGGCCTGGTCGCTGAATCGGCACTGATAAGACTGGCAGCCCAATAAAGGATAGAGGCTGAGTAAATAACCCTAGGTTGGGTCGAATGAGCATCTCGACTCCATCAAGCACGATGGTTTCTTGGCTGATCAAGGGAGCAGGATAAGGAGTTGTGGGAGCCAAGATCAAGTCCACAGTTTGAAAGATTTCTTGCACCTGATGCTGAAACCAGCGGCGAAAGCGTTGGGCTTGGAGATACCAATGAGCTGGAATTAAAGACCCAGCTAGAAAGCGATCGCGAGTCGCAGGGTCGAAGTCTTGGGGGCGCGATCGTAAGTTGGCCGCATGAAAATTAGCGCCTTCCGCTGCGGTAATGACAAAAGCTGCGGCTCTAGCTCGGTGCGCCTCTGGTATGGTAATGCGCTGAGTTGCGCCTAGAGCGGCTGCGACTTGCTCCACCACCTCTAGCGCTTCTGGGATCGCGCCTTGGGCAAAGTAGTCAGTTGCGATCGCGATTCTCACTCCGTCAAAGCCTTGCTGGAGTTGGGGCAGACATTGTTCAGGCGCGCGCGCGGTACAGACGGGATCGCGGGGGTCGGGGCCTTGCAACACATCAAAAACAGCGGCTAAATCTCGTACTGAATGAGCA of Trichocoleus sp. FACHB-46 contains these proteins:
- a CDS encoding FAD-binding oxidoreductase, which produces MSTYDWIVLGGGVTGAALSYELAQKQFSVLLIEQHATLQGATRLSYGGIAYWSGTTDLTRQLCQAGWQRYPNLAAELGAEIHFRELDLLLTVAADRDPTAIASSYTDYAIPPRLLSVAEACELEPLLNPEAIAGAFTVRHGQVDPEAMTQAYQQAFVRSGGKIVIDSVMGLQRQNQRITGAIATQQIYTAANVVICAGGWSRALLAEAGLTVPLYFTHAELIETPPVDVQLRTLVMTAEMQRFQLEAQASTTDKEQQWQQPDTELSPFVLDAGAVQLANGSLRLGQISRVLSNPQAQVDAVASEAAIRTAVGQVLPSLQNLPGQWQQCLVAFSRDRLPLIGAVPETTGLYVFSGFSNPFAIVPPLAERFAEAASGQTDSILTQLSPARFATPVT
- a CDS encoding AtzE family amidohydrolase, whose protein sequence is MRPADATSIAAAIRDREVTAKAVTAAALAKIAELNQHLNCFTAVIADTALATAEQIDHAIAQGQDPGPLAGVPFAVKNLFDVQGLTTLAGSKINAEQAPATTDATAVAKLRQAGAVLLGTLNMDEYAYGFVTENSHYGPTHNPHDLNRVAGGSSGGSAAAVAAGCVPLTLGSDTNGSIRVPAALCGVLGLKPTYGRLSRAGTVLFSSSFDHIGPFAHSVRDLAAVFDVLQGPDPRDPVCTARAPEQCLPQLQQGFDGVRIAIATDYFAQGAIPEALEVVEQVAAALGATQRITIPEAHRARAAAFVITAAEGANFHAANLRSRPQDFDPATRDRFLAGSLIPAHWYLQAQRFRRWFQHQVQEIFQTVDLILAPTTPYPAPLISQETIVLDGVEMLIRPNLGLFTQPLSFIGLPVLSVPIQRPGQLPLGVQLIAAPYNEALILRVAAFLETAGIVSAPIVQPRIEV